One genomic region from Terasakiella sp. SH-1 encodes:
- a CDS encoding DciA family protein produces MFNLIEDFLNREERRRNRSLSKRFRTWLASDQAQAHVQKLERTLSKPGGEDRAVQILRKAEEAYKADDAYRKQDNKRKKSLKQFQKLFEDWLTTDKGAPYQNQIIGAETEEARALARLDAEKAFARANPHLLPLDYMDGSKTRIRPVRFGFPKDVEELSFDVIEPGLNQIGLVGANILRNWAKIVGTALAENTRPERISFPPKGRTNGTLFIKARQGFNTIIQHNSQEILFRINSHFGFKAVSEIRISKRYFDEAETTGQQIARTVISKRVQPAKELAPNVAAMVDGIKDPEFKKAFEELGKVIKARNG; encoded by the coding sequence ATGTTTAACCTGATTGAAGATTTCCTAAATCGCGAAGAAAGACGGCGAAACCGCAGCCTGTCCAAGCGTTTTCGCACGTGGTTGGCTTCTGATCAGGCGCAAGCTCATGTGCAAAAACTGGAACGCACCCTGTCTAAACCCGGCGGCGAAGACCGTGCGGTCCAAATTTTGCGCAAGGCAGAAGAGGCTTATAAGGCGGATGATGCCTATCGAAAACAGGATAATAAACGCAAAAAATCTCTCAAACAGTTTCAAAAATTGTTTGAAGATTGGCTGACAACGGATAAGGGGGCACCGTATCAAAACCAAATCATAGGGGCTGAAACAGAAGAGGCCCGCGCCCTTGCCCGTCTGGATGCGGAAAAAGCTTTTGCCCGTGCCAACCCCCATCTTTTACCGCTAGATTATATGGATGGGTCAAAAACCCGTATTCGCCCAGTACGTTTTGGCTTTCCCAAGGATGTGGAAGAACTCAGCTTTGATGTGATTGAACCGGGGCTCAACCAAATCGGTCTGGTCGGGGCCAATATTTTGCGCAACTGGGCCAAGATTGTAGGCACGGCGTTGGCTGAAAATACGCGACCTGAGCGCATTAGCTTTCCCCCAAAAGGGCGCACCAATGGGACCTTGTTTATTAAGGCCCGCCAAGGGTTTAATACGATTATCCAGCACAATAGTCAGGAAATCCTGTTTCGCATTAACAGTCATTTTGGCTTTAAGGCTGTATCTGAGATTCGTATATCCAAACGCTATTTTGATGAGGCTGAAACCACTGGGCAACAGATTGCCCGAACTGTGATTTCCAAACGTGTCCAGCCCGCCAAAGAACTGGCCCCCAATGTGGCGGCTATGGTGGATGGGATTAAAGACCCGGAGTTTAAAAAAGCCTTTGAAGAATTAGGCAAGGTGATTAAAGCTCGCAACGGGTAG
- a CDS encoding murein transglycosylase domain-containing protein, with amino-acid sequence MITRRAFLAGCLPAALTACSTTEIVRTFEAAARGGSLKGAVRSVATSKAQSWARNPTTFISDIRRFDSLAQEFVRDVVNVWGQDNAKAPSEQVYVKYSDDYNSRGIIDFQRSIVRVETLIPNHLKQAIVTTLLSPSDPRGVDLFSAKPVKLGGEPFLYKQVVDHEGKEIRWEWRANRYADYLLAHKRQTRSVTLNNGTSKQETFVEFPLVRNHTAQRSGRYDALVQKYAAHYGLERALVYAIIQTESNFNPYAVSWVPAYGLMQIVPTTAGRDAYEVIHGRPGTPSRDYLFNVENNIRMGCAYLHILQTRYLVKVKNPTTREYCMIAAYNGGAGNVLRSFHSNRDTAFTLINRSSPSTVYSRLRSKMPTESQHYLQKVTTAKKKYA; translated from the coding sequence ATGATTACCCGCCGTGCCTTTCTTGCAGGTTGCCTGCCCGCAGCTCTGACTGCCTGTTCCACAACAGAAATTGTCCGCACCTTTGAAGCTGCCGCTCGGGGCGGGTCCCTGAAAGGGGCGGTGCGCTCCGTTGCGACCTCCAAGGCACAAAGCTGGGCACGCAACCCAACCACCTTTATCAGCGACATTCGCCGTTTTGACAGTCTTGCCCAGGAATTCGTACGCGATGTGGTGAATGTCTGGGGCCAAGATAATGCCAAAGCCCCTTCCGAACAGGTCTATGTCAAATACAGTGATGATTATAACAGTCGCGGGATCATTGATTTTCAACGTTCCATCGTGCGTGTTGAAACCCTGATCCCCAACCATCTCAAACAAGCAATCGTCACCACCCTTCTCTCCCCCAGCGATCCACGCGGGGTTGATCTATTTTCCGCCAAACCGGTAAAATTGGGGGGAGAACCTTTTCTCTATAAACAAGTGGTCGACCATGAAGGTAAAGAAATTCGCTGGGAATGGCGTGCCAACCGCTATGCCGATTACCTTCTGGCCCATAAACGCCAGACCCGTTCAGTTACCTTGAATAATGGCACATCAAAACAGGAAACTTTCGTGGAATTCCCACTGGTGCGCAATCACACGGCACAACGTTCCGGGCGCTATGACGCTTTGGTCCAGAAATATGCCGCCCACTATGGTCTGGAACGTGCCTTGGTCTATGCCATCATTCAAACAGAAAGTAACTTTAACCCCTATGCCGTCAGCTGGGTCCCGGCCTATGGGTTGATGCAAATCGTCCCGACCACAGCTGGGCGCGATGCCTATGAAGTCATCCATGGTCGCCCCGGCACGCCGAGCCGAGACTACCTATTTAACGTAGAAAATAACATCCGCATGGGCTGTGCCTACCTCCACATCCTGCAAACCCGCTATCTGGTTAAAGTCAAAAACCCAACCACACGGGAATATTGCATGATTGCGGCCTATAACGGCGGGGCAGGCAATGTGTTACGCTCGTTCCATTCCAACCGCGACACAGCCTTTACCCTGATTAACCGCTCTTCACCAAGCACTGTCTATAGCCGCCTGCGCAGCAAAATGCCGACGGAAAGTCAGCATTACTTGCAAAAAGTCACAACGGCGAAAAAGAAGTATGCCTAA
- the msrB gene encoding peptide-methionine (R)-S-oxide reductase MsrB — MTDKITKTEDEWRSQLSAEEYSVCRQNGTERAFSGRYWDSKIKGMYHCIGCGEALFDSETKYDSGSGWPSFYQPVTNQCVEETRDTSHGMVRVEVHCAKCESHLGHVFEDGPQPTGLRYCINSLSLNLKEKE, encoded by the coding sequence ATGACAGATAAAATCACCAAAACAGAAGACGAGTGGCGAAGCCAGCTTAGCGCTGAGGAATATAGCGTCTGTCGCCAAAATGGGACCGAACGGGCCTTTAGCGGGCGCTATTGGGATAGCAAAATCAAGGGCATGTACCATTGTATCGGCTGTGGCGAAGCCTTGTTTGATTCTGAGACCAAATATGATTCCGGCAGTGGCTGGCCAAGTTTTTATCAACCTGTCACGAACCAATGCGTGGAAGAAACCCGTGATACCTCCCACGGGATGGTACGTGTTGAAGTCCATTGTGCCAAGTGTGAAAGCCACCTTGGTCATGTATTTGAAGATGGACCACAGCCCACGGGTTTGCGCTATTGCATCAATTCGCTTTCACTTAACCTGAAAGAAAAAGAGTAG
- a CDS encoding caspase family protein: MRSLLLLIASFFLALTTTAQAQTSFMDLWCEYGGKGCVEQPQKAKPAPVAQPVPKPKPVQAKPKPQPKPLKQVSTPLITRNASLAQSKGVTFGRYYALVIGNNKYPNLDNLKTAIHDAKQVGQLLKKSYGFSVTQLINASRDQIIAALDEYRKILREEDNLLIYYAGHGWLDKESERGYWLPVDAAKDTRARWVSNADITDTLKALKARHVMVVADSCYAGTLTRSAEAGLEGTRGLKLVERPSGYLETLVGRKSRTVLASGALEPVSDQGGGKHSVFAYAFLKSLQENKAMMDGTQLFGNVRKQVLLNARQTPQYSNIRFAGHDIGGDFVFLRRDK, translated from the coding sequence ATGAGAAGTCTACTTTTGCTCATCGCATCTTTTTTCTTGGCTTTGACAACAACAGCCCAAGCCCAAACATCCTTCATGGACCTGTGGTGTGAATATGGTGGGAAGGGCTGCGTTGAACAACCTCAAAAAGCCAAACCCGCCCCTGTTGCACAACCTGTACCAAAGCCAAAACCCGTTCAAGCCAAACCGAAACCACAACCAAAGCCCCTTAAACAGGTCAGCACCCCGTTAATCACACGCAATGCCTCTTTGGCCCAATCCAAAGGGGTCACATTTGGACGTTATTATGCTCTGGTCATTGGCAATAACAAGTATCCGAATTTAGATAACCTGAAAACAGCCATTCATGATGCCAAACAGGTCGGCCAGTTGTTGAAGAAATCTTATGGCTTTTCTGTCACCCAACTGATCAATGCCAGCCGGGATCAGATTATTGCGGCTTTAGACGAATATCGTAAAATTCTGAGAGAAGAAGATAATCTGCTGATTTATTATGCCGGACATGGCTGGCTGGATAAGGAAAGCGAGCGTGGCTACTGGTTACCGGTAGATGCCGCCAAGGACACACGGGCACGCTGGGTCTCCAATGCCGATATTACAGATACGTTAAAAGCCCTTAAAGCCCGCCATGTCATGGTGGTCGCTGATAGCTGTTATGCCGGTACCCTGACCCGATCAGCAGAAGCAGGACTTGAAGGGACACGCGGGCTCAAGCTGGTGGAACGTCCCTCTGGCTATCTGGAAACTCTTGTTGGGCGAAAATCACGCACGGTCTTAGCCTCTGGGGCGTTGGAACCTGTCAGTGATCAAGGCGGGGGCAAACATTCCGTTTTTGCCTATGCCTTTCTTAAAAGCCTTCAAGAAAATAAGGCGATGATGGATGGCACCCAATTATTTGGCAATGTGCGCAAACAAGTACTGCTCAATGCCCGCCAGACACCACAATATTCAAACATTCGTTTTGCGGGTCATGATATCGGTGGGGATTTCGTTTTCTTGCGCCGGGATAAATAA
- a CDS encoding MATE family efflux transporter, with translation MHAIWVLAFPIILSNITIPLLGAVDAAVMGHMDSAAYLGAVAVGGLIFDYIYWGFGFLRLSTTGLTAQAIGANNGEEARAIFGRAALIALGGALLLWASQPLIFYGAALVIDASYEVEQLARTYFTIRIWSAPAALLNYALIGWILAHRNTKGVLIQQVITNLTNVILDLWFVMGLGYGVEGVAWATVIAQYTGLMVGLTLLQRNLSQLEGHWRLPSIFNLAKIKRLMSMNFDLFIRTVCLLSAFAWFTAQGAKLGDLVLAANAILLQFQQFTSYALDGFAHAVEVLSGHSAGRKNKAQFKRDVKSSTQLAFLFACGFSLIYFTFAGSLINLFSDIEPVLALAKDYTLWMALLPLVSIWGFQLDGIYFGLTETRTLRNMMILSLALYLPLSIILRDHFENHGLWAAFTIFFLFRGITLGMRFPSVEKRAFP, from the coding sequence TTGCACGCCATTTGGGTCCTCGCCTTCCCCATTATCCTGTCCAACATCACCATCCCGTTGCTTGGCGCTGTCGATGCGGCTGTCATGGGACATATGGACAGTGCGGCCTATTTGGGGGCCGTGGCTGTCGGCGGGTTGATTTTTGATTATATATACTGGGGTTTTGGCTTCCTGCGTTTAAGCACCACCGGACTAACCGCTCAGGCCATCGGGGCAAACAACGGGGAAGAAGCCCGCGCTATCTTTGGCCGTGCGGCCCTGATCGCCCTGGGTGGTGCCCTGTTATTATGGGCCTCTCAGCCCCTTATTTTTTATGGTGCAGCCCTGGTTATTGACGCAAGCTACGAGGTTGAACAACTTGCCCGCACCTATTTTACAATCCGCATCTGGTCAGCCCCTGCTGCTTTGCTGAATTATGCGCTGATCGGCTGGATACTGGCCCATCGCAATACAAAAGGGGTGCTTATTCAACAAGTGATCACCAATCTCACCAATGTTATTCTGGATCTGTGGTTTGTCATGGGGTTGGGATATGGGGTTGAAGGGGTCGCCTGGGCAACCGTGATTGCCCAATATACAGGTCTGATGGTCGGTCTGACCCTCTTGCAACGTAACCTGTCCCAACTGGAGGGGCACTGGCGGCTTCCCTCCATTTTTAATCTTGCCAAGATCAAACGGCTGATGTCGATGAATTTTGACCTGTTCATTCGCACGGTTTGTCTGCTCAGTGCCTTTGCCTGGTTTACTGCCCAAGGGGCCAAACTGGGTGATCTGGTACTTGCAGCCAATGCGATTTTATTACAGTTTCAGCAGTTTACCTCTTATGCACTGGATGGGTTTGCCCATGCTGTTGAAGTGTTAAGCGGACATAGCGCAGGGCGAAAAAACAAGGCACAGTTTAAACGCGATGTCAAAAGCTCCACCCAGCTTGCCTTTCTTTTTGCCTGTGGCTTTTCACTTATCTATTTCACCTTCGCAGGGTCACTGATCAATCTGTTTAGTGATATTGAACCAGTCCTTGCGCTGGCAAAAGACTATACCTTGTGGATGGCACTGCTGCCTTTAGTTTCAATTTGGGGCTTCCAGCTGGACGGTATTTATTTTGGCCTAACGGAAACACGGACCTTGCGCAATATGATGATACTCAGTCTCGCCCTTTATCTACCACTGAGCATCATTTTACGGGATCATTTTGAAAATCACGGTTTATGGGCTGCGTTTACCATATTTTTTCTATTTAGGGGTATAACGCTGGGCATGAGATTTCCATCAGTTGAAAAACGAGCTTTTCCATGA
- the pepN gene encoding aminopeptidase N yields MKTDQPKTIRLEDYAAPDYLVENVELVFDLEAESTRVLCATTYYANNEVGAALVLDGEDLTLLNIALDGRTLEDGDYEIADNQMIIPNVPERFELVVETEIDPKGNTQLSGLYQSSGNYCTQCEAQGFRRITYFQDRPDVMAPYTVTIVADKETCPVMLSNGNLISETELEDGQHAAVWEDPFAKPSYLFALVAGDLACVKDTFTTLSGRSVDLRIFVEHGNEDRCGWAMESLKASMKWDEERFGLEYDLDLYNIVAVSDFNMGAMENKSLNVFNTKYVLAKSDTATDTDYAGIEAVIAHEYFHNWTGNRVTCRDWFQLSLKEGLTVFRDQEFSSDMRSRACERISNVKILRAGQFPEDAGPLAHPVRPDSYMAIDNFYTATVYNKGSEVIRMMHTLLGEENFQKGMKLYFERHDGQAVTCDDFAAAMSDASGIDLSQFKLWYSQAGTPEITANWTYDEAAQKFSLTLAQHMEATPGQETKEVMHMPISIGLVGADGQDLVAEVLSLKEAEQTFTFENIKEQPVVSLNRDFSAPIKLKADYPADELAFLMANDRDDFARWEAAQAYGTQLLLDMIAAHQQGKAFEKDASFIEALRQTLLNEQLDAEFIALCLQLPTESYLAEQMDVIDVDAIHGAREALRGFIAHDLQEDLLDRLRVLRSDAPYSPDAKSAGQRSLKNICLAYLSELDDPACLGLLTSQYHNGDNMTDRMAALGILSNMDIDAREEALKDFYNRYQDDPLVVDKWLAVQAMSSLPSTLDKVKSLLGHEAFSIKNPNKVRSLIAVFAHANQLHYHAADGSGYAFHTDRILELDKINPQIAARMVAPLGRWRRFEEARQVLMKAQLQRIIDTDGLSKDTFEMASKSLG; encoded by the coding sequence ATGAAAACCGATCAACCGAAGACCATTCGTTTGGAAGATTATGCTGCGCCTGATTATCTGGTGGAAAATGTCGAGCTTGTCTTTGATCTGGAAGCTGAAAGCACACGCGTGCTGTGTGCCACCACTTATTACGCCAATAATGAGGTGGGGGCAGCGCTGGTTTTGGATGGGGAAGACCTCACCTTGTTAAATATTGCCCTGGATGGTCGCACTTTGGAAGACGGTGATTATGAAATTGCCGATAACCAAATGATCATCCCGAATGTGCCAGAACGTTTTGAGCTGGTGGTGGAAACCGAGATTGACCCCAAAGGCAACACGCAGCTTAGTGGCCTTTATCAGTCCAGTGGCAATTATTGCACCCAGTGTGAGGCACAAGGTTTTCGCCGGATCACCTATTTTCAGGACCGCCCCGATGTCATGGCACCTTATACGGTGACAATTGTTGCGGATAAAGAAACCTGCCCGGTGATGTTGTCCAACGGCAATTTGATCAGCGAGACAGAACTGGAAGACGGCCAGCATGCCGCTGTGTGGGAAGACCCGTTTGCGAAGCCAAGCTACCTGTTTGCTTTGGTTGCGGGGGATCTGGCCTGTGTGAAAGATACATTTACCACCCTTTCCGGTCGTTCAGTTGATCTGCGTATCTTTGTGGAACATGGCAATGAAGACCGCTGTGGCTGGGCGATGGAAAGCCTGAAGGCGTCAATGAAATGGGACGAAGAGCGCTTTGGTCTGGAATATGATCTGGACCTTTATAACATTGTGGCTGTTTCTGATTTCAATATGGGGGCGATGGAAAATAAATCGCTTAATGTCTTTAACACCAAATATGTGCTGGCAAAATCTGATACGGCGACCGATACGGACTATGCTGGGATTGAAGCAGTGATCGCCCATGAATATTTCCATAACTGGACGGGCAACCGGGTGACATGCCGTGACTGGTTCCAGCTTTCCTTGAAAGAAGGGCTGACGGTTTTTCGCGATCAGGAATTTTCTTCTGATATGCGTTCACGGGCTTGTGAACGTATCTCCAACGTGAAAATCTTACGCGCGGGGCAATTCCCCGAAGATGCTGGCCCCTTGGCCCATCCGGTGCGCCCGGATAGCTATATGGCCATTGATAACTTCTATACGGCGACTGTCTATAACAAAGGATCAGAAGTCATCCGCATGATGCATACCTTGCTGGGAGAAGAGAATTTCCAAAAAGGGATGAAGCTGTATTTTGAACGCCATGATGGTCAGGCCGTGACCTGTGATGATTTTGCCGCTGCGATGAGTGATGCTTCTGGTATTGATCTGAGCCAGTTTAAGTTATGGTATTCTCAGGCAGGTACACCGGAAATTACGGCCAACTGGACGTATGATGAGGCTGCGCAGAAATTTAGCCTGACACTGGCCCAGCATATGGAGGCCACACCGGGGCAAGAGACGAAAGAGGTGATGCATATGCCGATTTCCATCGGGCTTGTCGGGGCCGATGGGCAAGATTTGGTTGCAGAGGTCCTTTCGCTGAAAGAGGCTGAACAAACGTTTACTTTTGAAAATATTAAAGAACAGCCTGTTGTCTCACTGAACCGTGATTTTTCCGCCCCGATTAAGCTGAAGGCTGATTACCCGGCAGATGAGCTTGCCTTTTTGATGGCAAATGACAGGGATGACTTTGCCCGTTGGGAAGCGGCCCAGGCTTACGGCACACAGTTGTTGCTGGATATGATTGCGGCCCATCAACAGGGCAAAGCGTTTGAAAAAGATGCAAGTTTCATTGAAGCATTGCGCCAAACATTATTGAACGAGCAACTGGATGCTGAATTTATCGCCCTTTGTTTACAATTACCCACAGAAAGCTATTTGGCTGAACAGATGGACGTGATTGATGTGGATGCCATTCATGGGGCACGCGAAGCCTTGCGTGGGTTTATTGCCCATGATTTGCAAGAGGACCTGCTCGACAGATTACGTGTTTTGCGCAGTGATGCACCTTATTCACCCGATGCGAAATCGGCAGGTCAGCGATCCCTGAAAAATATCTGTCTGGCCTATCTGTCAGAACTGGATGATCCGGCCTGTTTGGGCTTGCTGACATCGCAATATCACAATGGCGATAATATGACAGACCGCATGGCGGCGTTGGGTATCCTGTCCAATATGGATATTGATGCCCGTGAAGAGGCGTTGAAAGATTTCTATAACCGCTATCAGGATGACCCGCTGGTGGTGGATAAATGGTTGGCGGTTCAGGCCATGTCGTCGTTGCCATCCACTCTGGATAAGGTGAAATCCCTGCTAGGTCATGAAGCCTTTTCCATTAAAAACCCGAACAAGGTACGCTCCCTTATCGCTGTTTTTGCCCATGCCAACCAGCTTCATTATCATGCAGCAGACGGTTCAGGGTATGCTTTTCATACAGACCGGATTTTGGAACTGGATAAAATCAATCCGCAAATTGCAGCGCGCATGGTGGCTCCGCTGGGGCGCTGGCGTCGTTTTGAGGAAGCCCGCCAAGTCTTGATGAAGGCGCAATTGCAACGGATTATCGACACGGATGGATTGTCCAAAGATACCTTTGAAATGGCGAGTAAATCGTTAGGCTAA
- a CDS encoding DsbA family protein, producing MKKIARFIAATLVLVGASLTAQAETQYEERVMGDPNAPVTLIEYASYTCSHCADFHKNVLPQIKKDYVETGKVKVIFRDFPFERVGATAALLSRCVDEKRYVGFNDLLMKQQEQWAGSKNPIGSLFTLAKLAGMSQEKIDSCLANEKLLDKIIMIRKEAMDTHGFNSTPSFLINGEKVVGGGEYSRFKDIIEGKLK from the coding sequence GTGAAAAAAATTGCCCGTTTTATTGCTGCAACTCTCGTGCTTGTTGGTGCCAGTTTGACAGCGCAGGCTGAAACTCAATATGAAGAACGTGTGATGGGTGATCCCAATGCACCTGTGACCTTGATTGAATATGCTTCTTACACTTGTTCTCACTGTGCAGATTTTCACAAAAATGTCCTGCCGCAAATCAAGAAAGATTATGTGGAAACAGGCAAGGTGAAGGTCATCTTCCGTGATTTCCCGTTTGAACGTGTGGGGGCCACAGCGGCGTTGTTGTCGCGTTGTGTGGATGAAAAACGTTATGTCGGTTTTAATGACTTGCTGATGAAGCAGCAGGAACAATGGGCAGGCTCTAAAAATCCGATTGGCAGTTTGTTTACGCTGGCAAAACTGGCAGGCATGTCCCAAGAAAAAATCGATTCGTGTTTGGCTAATGAAAAACTGCTCGATAAAATCATCATGATCCGCAAGGAAGCCATGGATACGCATGGGTTTAATTCCACACCCAGCTTCTTGATCAATGGGGAAAAAGTCGTGGGCGGCGGTGAATACAGCCGTTTTAAAGATATTATTGAAGGCAAACTGAAATAA
- a CDS encoding methyl-accepting chemotaxis protein: MSNVKIGVRLFSGFAIILVLTLILGVVSVSSLNTLSGLTEKLYKHPFAVSTKVLQVKAGIIAMHRGMKDVALAKNDEGITAAAKKVDVLEKEVLGYFDIINERFLGDKAKVNELKQAVINWKTVRDEVIALMRQGKRLEAAEITKGKGAKVVKKINDSIDYLTNFAFNKADGFMKKAGETRDFIKIEAIILIVASIAIGILIAWLITASIKKPIAALGQRMLSLKEGEKESPIPGLERKDEIGDMAHNVEDFRKSLVEADAMAAEDVKRQEEQQKRAQAIEEMAGEFDLSMKQILESVGSAAVQMDSNAQGMNSIANRTSERAETVNTAAVQASANVQTVAAASEELTGSINEIASQVSLSTDVANKAVEEADEAATEIDRLTQSSQRIGEVIKLINDIADQTNLLALNATIEAARAGEAGKGFAVVASEVKNLANQTAKATEEIGMQIRDVQTATHQAATSMDGVIGIIREIQQISATIASAVEEQSSATQEIARNIDEASQGTEAVTNNISDVSSAANETGNASQEVLQAARTLGVHSDNLKNEVEQFITKVKSA, from the coding sequence ATGTCAAATGTGAAAATTGGGGTCCGTTTGTTTTCGGGCTTTGCGATTATTCTTGTGCTGACTCTTATTTTGGGCGTCGTATCGGTAAGCAGTCTGAACACACTCAGTGGACTGACTGAAAAACTTTACAAACACCCCTTTGCCGTCAGTACAAAAGTCTTGCAGGTAAAGGCGGGGATCATTGCCATGCACCGGGGGATGAAAGATGTTGCCCTGGCTAAAAATGATGAAGGGATCACGGCTGCGGCCAAAAAAGTTGATGTTCTTGAAAAAGAGGTCCTTGGTTATTTTGACATTATTAATGAACGCTTTTTAGGTGATAAGGCAAAGGTCAACGAACTGAAACAAGCCGTTATCAATTGGAAGACGGTACGCGATGAAGTCATTGCCTTGATGCGTCAGGGCAAACGTCTTGAGGCCGCTGAAATCACGAAAGGCAAAGGGGCAAAGGTTGTTAAAAAGATCAATGACAGTATTGATTACCTGACAAATTTTGCCTTTAACAAGGCTGATGGCTTTATGAAAAAAGCAGGTGAGACCCGTGATTTTATTAAAATTGAAGCTATTATTCTTATTGTTGCCTCAATTGCGATTGGGATCCTGATTGCCTGGTTGATCACAGCCAGTATCAAAAAGCCGATTGCCGCCCTTGGTCAACGGATGCTCTCCCTGAAAGAAGGGGAGAAAGAAAGCCCTATTCCTGGTCTTGAACGTAAAGACGAAATCGGGGATATGGCTCATAACGTTGAAGACTTTAGAAAAAGCCTTGTGGAAGCCGACGCTATGGCAGCAGAAGATGTCAAACGTCAGGAAGAACAGCAAAAACGGGCGCAGGCGATTGAGGAAATGGCCGGTGAATTTGACTTGTCCATGAAACAAATTCTGGAATCTGTTGGGTCAGCGGCCGTTCAAATGGATAGCAATGCCCAAGGAATGAATTCCATTGCCAACCGTACAAGTGAACGTGCTGAAACAGTTAATACAGCAGCTGTTCAAGCGTCTGCCAATGTGCAGACGGTTGCCGCAGCTTCTGAAGAATTGACAGGGTCCATTAACGAGATTGCATCTCAGGTTTCCCTTTCTACCGATGTTGCCAATAAGGCTGTGGAAGAAGCCGATGAGGCCGCAACTGAAATTGATCGTTTGACACAAAGCTCCCAACGTATTGGTGAAGTGATCAAGCTGATTAATGATATTGCAGACCAAACCAACCTGCTTGCTTTGAATGCGACGATTGAGGCTGCACGCGCAGGTGAGGCTGGCAAAGGGTTTGCGGTTGTTGCCAGCGAAGTGAAGAACCTTGCAAACCAGACAGCGAAAGCCACGGAAGAAATCGGCATGCAGATCAGAGATGTCCAGACGGCGACACATCAGGCTGCTACATCAATGGATGGGGTGATTGGGATCATTCGTGAAATTCAACAAATTTCAGCAACCATTGCCTCTGCTGTGGAAGAACAAAGCAGTGCAACCCAGGAAATCGCCCGCAATATTGATGAGGCATCTCAGGGAACGGAAGCAGTGACAAACAATATTTCCGATGTCAGCAGTGCGGCCAATGAAACCGGGAATGCTTCACAAGAAGTGCTTCAGGCAGCGCGTACATTGGGTGTTCATTCTGATAACCTGAAAAATGAAGTTGAACAATTTATCACTAAGGTGAAAAGCGCTTAG
- the mutY gene encoding A/G-specific adenine glycosylase, producing MSIQAQPLLDWYDRERRDLPWRMAPGKTADPYKVWMSEIMLQQTTVATVKSYYKKFLENWPTVQDLAGADLDEVLHAWQGLGYYARARNLHKCACVVTRDFNGRFPEDEKRLLDLPGIGPYTAAAITSIAFGQKATPVDGNVERVVSRLFKVEEKMPKAKKKLAELAATLTPDQRAGDFAQAMMDLGATVCSPKKAACAICPWMGGCEARLKAEPTDYPKKEPKKPKPTRQAYIFWITRKDGAVLLRKRPEKGLLGGLMEFPSTDWVERAIDKQEAQRQSPAPALLKELSGCVRHTFTHFHLELTVLKGQVSANPPINGVWVKPEQFKDYALPTAMKKVAKHVSQCI from the coding sequence ATGAGCATTCAGGCACAACCGCTTTTAGACTGGTATGATCGCGAACGCCGCGACCTGCCTTGGCGCATGGCACCGGGGAAAACAGCTGATCCTTACAAGGTGTGGATGAGCGAGATTATGTTGCAACAAACCACTGTAGCAACCGTGAAATCCTATTATAAAAAATTTCTGGAAAATTGGCCCACCGTACAGGATTTGGCAGGCGCTGATCTGGATGAGGTGCTCCACGCCTGGCAGGGGCTGGGTTATTATGCCCGTGCGCGTAACCTGCATAAATGTGCTTGTGTGGTAACGCGTGACTTTAATGGTCGCTTCCCGGAAGATGAAAAACGCTTGCTGGACCTTCCCGGTATTGGGCCTTATACGGCAGCAGCCATTACCTCCATTGCCTTTGGACAAAAAGCAACCCCGGTGGATGGCAATGTGGAACGGGTGGTTTCACGCCTGTTTAAGGTCGAAGAAAAAATGCCCAAGGCCAAAAAGAAACTGGCGGAACTGGCCGCGACCCTGACACCGGATCAACGCGCAGGCGATTTTGCCCAGGCGATGATGGATTTAGGCGCAACTGTCTGTAGCCCCAAAAAAGCAGCGTGCGCCATTTGCCCCTGGATGGGTGGCTGTGAAGCCCGGCTCAAGGCAGAACCAACCGATTACCCCAAGAAAGAACCCAAAAAGCCAAAGCCCACACGCCAAGCCTATATCTTTTGGATCACCCGTAAAGATGGGGCCGTACTCTTGCGCAAACGCCCAGAAAAAGGCTTGCTCGGCGGGTTGATGGAATTTCCCTCCACCGACTGGGTGGAACGCGCCATTGATAAACAGGAAGCCCAGCGCCAAAGCCCGGCCCCTGCTTTGTTAAAGGAACTGAGCGGGTGCGTGCGCCATACCTTCACCCATTTTCATTTGGAACTCACCGTTTTAAAAGGGCAAGTCAGCGCCAACCCGCCCATTAACGGCGTCTGGGTAAAGCCTGAGCAGTTTAAAGACTACGCCCTGCCCACAGCCATGAAAAAAGTCGCAAAACACGTTTCACAATGCATTTGA